Proteins encoded by one window of Streptomyces sp. ALI-76-A:
- a CDS encoding GMC oxidoreductase, with protein sequence MTETPRTDVLIVGSGIMGAVVARQLRAADPALRITMVDGGSAIGEAPGLHLHDLDDPVLWARYNERVATGIQGMYTGAQVVREVADSLTGLPPGMFHALAFGEDAEAMPATALAWNAGGMGVHWTAATPWPAGHEVFDFGDPARWAADLDTARQVLGVTPAAIGPTEVGRRVLDVLRRRFEGVGPEDRRPQPMPMAVTATTAGPMPRSAPGTIFPAIATGGGPAFSLLTGTLATSLVVSGDRVVGARLRRVADDTEGQLFADTVVVCADALRTPQLLFASGIRPHALGRHLNEHAFVTARVLLDLDRYGIGLDELPLPRPGEFSTDSLWLPQNGAAQPFHGQIMNRTYVDADGRPLAHSVGLSLYVPVEARPENRLVFSETETDLAGMPRITVEFGYSDTDRALIARALDDIRSLAEEFGPLDPATERALLPPGSSLHQTGTVRAGLTDDGGSVCDPDGRVWGYENLYLAGNGVIPTAMAANVTLTGAVTAVRATRAVTARATALAAH encoded by the coding sequence GTGACCGAAACCCCCCGCACCGACGTCCTCATCGTGGGCAGCGGCATCATGGGAGCCGTCGTCGCCCGACAGCTGCGCGCCGCGGATCCGGCACTGCGCATCACGATGGTGGACGGCGGCTCGGCGATCGGTGAAGCACCCGGACTGCATCTGCACGACCTCGACGACCCGGTCCTGTGGGCGCGTTACAACGAGCGGGTCGCCACCGGCATCCAGGGCATGTACACGGGCGCCCAGGTGGTGCGCGAGGTCGCCGACAGCCTCACCGGCCTGCCGCCCGGCATGTTCCACGCCCTGGCCTTCGGCGAGGACGCCGAGGCGATGCCCGCGACGGCGCTCGCCTGGAACGCGGGCGGCATGGGCGTGCACTGGACCGCCGCGACACCGTGGCCCGCCGGGCACGAGGTGTTCGACTTCGGTGACCCGGCCCGCTGGGCCGCGGACCTGGACACCGCACGCCAGGTGCTCGGTGTCACGCCGGCCGCCATCGGTCCGACCGAGGTCGGCCGCAGGGTGCTCGACGTGCTACGCCGCCGCTTCGAGGGTGTGGGGCCGGAGGACCGGCGGCCACAGCCGATGCCGATGGCCGTCACCGCGACGACAGCGGGCCCCATGCCCCGCAGCGCCCCCGGGACGATCTTCCCGGCGATCGCCACGGGGGGTGGTCCGGCCTTCTCTCTGCTGACGGGCACGCTCGCGACCTCACTCGTCGTCTCGGGCGACCGCGTCGTCGGCGCCCGGCTGCGCCGCGTCGCCGACGACACCGAAGGGCAGCTGTTCGCGGACACGGTCGTGGTGTGCGCGGACGCGCTGCGTACGCCGCAGTTGCTGTTCGCCTCGGGGATACGCCCGCACGCCCTGGGCCGTCACCTCAACGAGCACGCCTTCGTCACCGCCCGGGTGCTCCTGGACCTCGACCGGTACGGCATCGGCCTCGACGAGCTGCCTCTGCCGCGCCCCGGCGAGTTCAGCACGGATTCGCTCTGGCTGCCGCAGAACGGAGCGGCACAGCCGTTCCATGGCCAGATCATGAACCGCACCTACGTCGACGCGGACGGCCGCCCCCTCGCCCACTCCGTGGGCCTGTCCCTGTACGTCCCTGTCGAGGCACGGCCCGAGAACCGGCTCGTGTTCTCCGAGACCGAGACCGACCTCGCCGGAATGCCGAGGATCACCGTCGAGTTCGGCTACTCCGACACCGACCGCGCGCTGATCGCACGGGCCCTCGACGACATCCGCTCGCTGGCCGAGGAGTTCGGGCCGCTCGACCCCGCCACCGAGCGTGCCCTGCTCCCACCGGGATCGTCGCTGCACCAGACCGGGACGGTCCGGGCCGGCCTCACCGACGACGGCGGCAGCGTGTGCGACCCGGACGGCAGGGTGTGGGGTTACGAGAACCTCTACCTCGCCGGAAACGGTGTGATCCCCACCGCGATGGCGGCCAACGTCACCCTCACCGGCGCGGTGACCGCTGTCCGCGCCACCCGTGCCGTGACCGCCCGTGCCACCGCGCTCGCCGCGCACTGA
- a CDS encoding ROK family transcriptional regulator has translation MNQSAVRRVNTSVILRILAVSAGPTTLTALSEQAGLSRRTIELILDSLVEAGWVAELDRVPISGSAGRPARRYDLRAEHALLAAVSITTSDASAVVADVRGRVLGRARGPLRAYQDPRTTLDDAAALVLDALDDAGGSVDRLRAGAVAGGGAIDDEGVVRRLVHTTRWEGVHLPDELTRRIPMPWFADNDTNLGALAEHWRGVADGHENVVWAILGNRTGLGILIRGAVHRGLDGAAGEIVEAVSMPTGSVENHPVALLTSPEPAQRSIALARFDAARAGDATALAEVDEFVENIASILTTLSWTLAPSLIVLGGGLEEAADVLLPRVGQALRSARTPAIELRATGLGRDAALIGAVKLALDRMDTELFGPPAPRA, from the coding sequence ATGAACCAGAGCGCGGTCCGACGGGTCAACACCTCGGTCATCCTGCGCATCCTGGCGGTGTCGGCCGGTCCGACGACCCTGACGGCACTGTCCGAGCAGGCCGGCCTCTCGCGCCGCACCATCGAACTCATCCTGGACTCGCTCGTCGAGGCCGGCTGGGTGGCGGAGCTGGACCGGGTGCCGATCAGCGGCTCCGCCGGACGCCCCGCCCGACGGTACGACCTGCGCGCCGAGCACGCGTTGTTGGCGGCCGTGTCCATCACCACCTCGGACGCCTCCGCGGTCGTCGCCGACGTACGCGGCCGCGTCCTCGGCCGGGCGCGGGGCCCGCTGCGCGCCTACCAGGACCCGCGGACCACGCTCGACGACGCGGCGGCCCTGGTCCTCGACGCCCTCGACGACGCGGGCGGGTCGGTGGACCGGCTGCGGGCCGGGGCGGTCGCGGGCGGTGGCGCGATCGACGACGAGGGAGTCGTGCGGCGTCTGGTGCACACGACGCGCTGGGAAGGCGTGCACCTGCCCGACGAACTCACGCGGCGCATCCCGATGCCGTGGTTCGCGGACAACGACACCAACCTCGGCGCGCTCGCGGAACACTGGCGGGGCGTGGCCGACGGCCACGAGAACGTCGTGTGGGCGATCCTCGGCAACCGCACCGGTCTCGGCATCCTCATCCGCGGAGCGGTCCACCGGGGTCTGGACGGCGCCGCGGGCGAGATCGTCGAGGCGGTGTCGATGCCGACCGGCTCGGTCGAGAACCACCCGGTGGCCTTGCTGACCTCGCCGGAACCGGCTCAGCGGAGTATCGCTCTGGCCCGTTTCGACGCCGCCCGCGCGGGCGACGCGACCGCGCTCGCGGAGGTCGACGAGTTCGTGGAGAACATCGCCTCGATCCTCACCACCCTGTCCTGGACGCTCGCACCGTCGCTCATCGTGCTCGGCGGCGGTCTCGAGGAGGCCGCCGATGTGCTGCTGCCCCGTGTAGGCCAGGCGCTGCGCAGCGCCCGTACCCCCGCGATCGAACTGCGCGCCACCGGCCTCGGCCGGGACGCGGCGCTCATCGGCGCCGTGAAGCTGGCCCTCGACCGTATGGACACGGAGCTGTTCGGACCGCCCGCCCCGCGCGCGTGA